In Equus asinus isolate D_3611 breed Donkey unplaced genomic scaffold, EquAss-T2T_v2 contig_803, whole genome shotgun sequence, a single genomic region encodes these proteins:
- the LOC139044351 gene encoding ral guanine nucleotide dissociation stimulator-like, whose protein sequence is MGLAFKHPTVFLACFLSFFLSPPRRESSRTWKKWVRREKRVSRELLVQEATSVLKTAERARQGAQERQRQQGVVPSLVTFFRSLELLDATMEDYVEGNVLNCRKWNEQFKLMDEIELLQEAANLYTVQPDEHFGAWFQAVEPLSKEESYSLSCQLEPRYHWVRKIRLFFKGKKNRSGQNTRPPTKGPVVVVDDPPETS, encoded by the exons atgggacttgccttcaagcatcccacagtttttcttgcttgctttctttctttctttctttccccaccccgcagggagagttctcgaacctggaagaagtgggtcaggagagagaaacgcgtgagcagggagctgctggtgcag gaggcgacctccgtgttaaagactgcagagagggcccgccagggagcccaggagaggcagcggcagcag ggtgtcgtcccctccctggtgacgttcttccgttccctggagctgctggacgctacgatggaggattatgtggag ggcaatgtgctcaactgtcggaaatggaatgag caattcaaactgatggacgagatcgagctgctccaggaggctgcaaatctgtacaccgtgcagcccgacgagcactttggggcctggttccaggccgtggagcccctgagcaaggaggagag ctacagcctgtcctgccagctggagccccgataccactgggtcagaaagattcgactcttcttcaaaggcaagaagaaccgctcaggccaga acaccagacccccaaccaagggcccagtggtggtggtcgatgaccctcctgagaccagctga